The Bdellovibrio sp. NC01 genome includes the window CGAGCTTTCTTTCGGGAAGTTCTTTCCCTAAACTAAATGTGATGAGCCAAGTACGAACTCTTCTTCATTCACATCCTCATTGGGCCGCGGTGCAGTCAATCTATCACAAGTTGAGTGCGCAAGGCTACAAGGCCTTTTTGGCTGGCGGCTGCGTCCGTGACGCTTTATTGGGTCTAGAGGCCAATGATTTGGATATCGCAACCAGCGCAACCCCGGATCAAATTGAGCAGCTTTTTGATAAGACCGTGAATGTCGGTAAAAGCTTCGGGGTTATGCGGGTGATCGTCGATGGGGCTGATGTTGAAGTCGCAACCTTCCGTACCGACATGGAATATAAAGACGGGCGCAGACCTGAAGGGGTGATTTTTTCTTCTCCGGAAGAGGACGCGCAACGCCGCGATTTCACCATCAATGCGTTGTTTTTTGATTTAGCGACAGAGCAAGTTCTTGATTTCGTACAAGGGCAAGAAGATTTAAAAAAACAAATCATCCGCACAGTCGGTGAAGCGAAATTCCGTTTTGAAGAAGATCAGTTGCGTTTACTTAGAGCGGCACGTTTTTCGGCCCAGCTTGATTTCAAGATTGAAGATAAAACGTTTCAGGCGATGACGACAATGGCTACGGCCGTCACTTCCGTCAGTGGCGAGCGCATCCGTGATGAAATGGCGAAGCTCTTTAAATCAAAAAATCCAGAACGGGGTTTAAAAGTGATGAACGAGTGCGGCTTGATGGCCGTGCTATTTCCATTTCACGTGAAAGAACATCAGTGGCCACGCAGTCTGTATCAGGCCGGGGAGCTTGATACGTGGAAAGCCTTCACTTTGTTTTTAGCGAAAGCGCCAGCGGCAGATTTGACTGCGGCCCTAGATCTTTTAAAACTTTCAACCAAAGAACGTCGCGCCATTGAGGAATGCCTTGCTCTGTGGAGTAAGCCCAATGAATTCTTCAAGGAACGTCTTGGGTTTAAACTTCAAGCGCTTTCTAAGGCGGGAGTCCTGTGGGCCCTGCAGGCGGCAAAAGCTTTTGCGGAATCTAAGGTCAGCCTTCTGTCTTCGGATTTGCTGAGTATTTCGGTGGTCTTGTCGATGACGGCCCACCATTTCGTCGCAATTAACGAGTTATTCTCTCTTCGTGATTCTTTTGGCGAAAATTTGCCAAAAGCCTTCTTGAATGGTGAGGACCTTAAAGGAAAACTTCAAGGCGAAGCGATTGGTCGCTGTTTGCAAGAAGCTTATAATTTACAACTTGAACGACAACTTACAAGTCGGGATGAGGCCTTAAAGTGGCTTCAGTCTTATCAGCACAAAGGTTCTTAAATGGGCGATATTTTTATTCCCAGCACATGGCGACGTCTGTTTGCATTTATTATTGATCAGTTTTTTATTTTCTTCTTTTATCTGCCATTTGCAGGAACGTTCGCACGCATCTTTTTTACGGACGAAGACGTTTATATTTCATTGATTCAGCTTTTCGTTATTTTCATGGTGCCGGCGATTTATGAATTTGTGTTCTTAATGATCTTGCAGGCAACACCGGGAAAATGGTTATTAGGATTGAAAGTTGTGCCGGCCCACAATGCCGATGCAGAACTGCATGCCTTTCAGTGTGCGCTTCGCCCTTTGGTCAGTCGTTTAAGTTTCTTTTTTGCATGGGCCATTTACGCTTTAGCGTTCTTCCGCTACGACCGCACACATTTGGCAGACTGGGTGGCAGAAACCCGTGTGATTCAGTTTAAGCCCCGCAGTGCGCGTCCTAAGATCCGCTGGATTATTGGAAGTATCTTGTTCGTCGCGTATTTGTTCGAAGGTTTGAATTATTCTAT containing:
- a CDS encoding CCA tRNA nucleotidyltransferase, producing MSQVRTLLHSHPHWAAVQSIYHKLSAQGYKAFLAGGCVRDALLGLEANDLDIATSATPDQIEQLFDKTVNVGKSFGVMRVIVDGADVEVATFRTDMEYKDGRRPEGVIFSSPEEDAQRRDFTINALFFDLATEQVLDFVQGQEDLKKQIIRTVGEAKFRFEEDQLRLLRAARFSAQLDFKIEDKTFQAMTTMATAVTSVSGERIRDEMAKLFKSKNPERGLKVMNECGLMAVLFPFHVKEHQWPRSLYQAGELDTWKAFTLFLAKAPAADLTAALDLLKLSTKERRAIEECLALWSKPNEFFKERLGFKLQALSKAGVLWALQAAKAFAESKVSLLSSDLLSISVVLSMTAHHFVAINELFSLRDSFGENLPKAFLNGEDLKGKLQGEAIGRCLQEAYNLQLERQLTSRDEALKWLQSYQHKGS
- a CDS encoding RDD family protein, encoding MGDIFIPSTWRRLFAFIIDQFFIFFFYLPFAGTFARIFFTDEDVYISLIQLFVIFMVPAIYEFVFLMILQATPGKWLLGLKVVPAHNADAELHAFQCALRPLVSRLSFFFAWAIYALAFFRYDRTHLADWVAETRVIQFKPRSARPKIRWIIGSILFVAYLFEGLNYSMAVLQQIDWKEKKVELRSVLQSTEMMDIDFGDGAGDED